A single genomic interval of Streptomyces graminofaciens harbors:
- a CDS encoding NUDIX hydrolase produces the protein MTRASHTDTDTDTSAGGGSDDAERPLLDKGGLPTWLDPVVRAVETVQPLQLSRFLPPENGAGRQSAVLILFGEGDHGPELLLMERAGSLRSHAGQPSFPGGALDPEDGDPAADGPLWAALREAEEETGLDPAGVQLFGVLPKLYIPVSGFVVTPVLGWWREPSPVRVVDPNETARVFKVPVADLTDPANRVTVAHPSGYRGPAFLVESALVWGFTAGVIDRLLHYSGWERPWDRDKQVPLDWRA, from the coding sequence ATGACACGGGCAAGTCATACGGATACGGACACGGATACGAGCGCCGGCGGCGGCAGCGACGACGCCGAGCGGCCGCTGCTCGACAAGGGCGGCCTGCCCACCTGGCTGGACCCGGTGGTCCGCGCCGTCGAGACGGTCCAGCCGCTGCAGCTGAGCCGCTTCCTGCCGCCGGAGAACGGCGCGGGGCGCCAGTCGGCGGTCCTGATCCTCTTCGGCGAGGGCGACCACGGCCCCGAGCTGCTGCTCATGGAGCGCGCCGGCTCGCTCAGATCGCACGCGGGCCAGCCCTCCTTCCCCGGCGGCGCCCTCGACCCCGAGGACGGCGACCCGGCGGCCGACGGGCCACTGTGGGCCGCCCTGCGCGAGGCCGAGGAGGAGACCGGCCTCGATCCGGCCGGTGTCCAGCTCTTCGGCGTGCTGCCCAAGCTGTACATCCCGGTCAGCGGCTTCGTCGTGACCCCCGTGCTGGGCTGGTGGCGCGAGCCGAGCCCGGTCCGGGTCGTCGATCCGAACGAGACGGCACGCGTCTTCAAGGTCCCCGTGGCCGATCTCACGGATCCGGCCAACAGGGTCACGGTCGCGCACCCCAGCGGATACAGAGGTCCGGCATTTCTGGTCGAATCGGCCCTTGTGTGGGGCTTCACGGCCGGAGTGATCGACCGCCTGCTCCACTACTCGGGCTGGGAGCGCCCCTGGGACCGGGACAAGCAGGTCCCGCTCGACTGGCGCGCATGA
- the nth gene encoding endonuclease III yields MTTTAKGAPAKAPVAKKAAAKKTAAKKTAAKKTAAEKTAAEKTAAEKTAAKKTAAENAAPDASVQPAQPAQPAKPSKSPKPESRTALVRRARRINRELAEVYPYAHPELDFENPFQLILATVLSAQTTDLRVNQTTPTLFAKYPTPEDLAAANPEEVEEILRPTGFFRAKTKSVIGLSKALVEKHGGEVPGRLEDLVKLPGVGRKTAFVVLGNAFGRPGITVDTHFQRLVRRWQWTAETDPDKIEAAISALFPKSDWTDLSHHVIWHGRRICHARKPACGACPIAPLCPAYGEGETDPEKARKLLKYEKGGFPGQRLNPPQSYLDAGGIPAPPLGAAG; encoded by the coding sequence GTGACGACGACGGCGAAGGGCGCCCCGGCGAAGGCACCCGTGGCGAAGAAAGCCGCAGCCAAGAAGACCGCAGCCAAGAAGACCGCAGCCAAGAAGACCGCAGCCGAAAAGACCGCAGCCGAAAAGACCGCAGCCGAAAAGACCGCAGCCAAGAAGACCGCGGCCGAGAATGCGGCGCCCGACGCTTCCGTCCAACCCGCACAACCCGCACAACCCGCCAAGCCCTCCAAATCCCCCAAGCCCGAGTCCCGCACCGCTCTCGTCCGCCGCGCCCGTCGCATCAACCGCGAGCTCGCCGAGGTGTACCCGTACGCCCACCCGGAGTTGGACTTCGAGAACCCCTTCCAGCTGATCCTCGCCACGGTCCTGTCGGCCCAGACCACCGACCTGAGGGTCAACCAGACGACGCCCACGCTCTTCGCCAAGTACCCCACCCCCGAGGACCTGGCCGCGGCCAACCCGGAGGAGGTCGAGGAGATCCTTCGCCCGACCGGGTTCTTCCGGGCCAAGACGAAGTCGGTGATAGGGCTCTCGAAGGCTCTTGTGGAGAAGCACGGCGGTGAGGTCCCCGGCCGCCTCGAAGACCTCGTCAAGCTGCCCGGCGTCGGCCGCAAGACCGCCTTCGTCGTGCTGGGCAACGCCTTCGGCCGACCGGGCATCACGGTGGACACGCACTTCCAGCGGCTCGTGCGACGCTGGCAGTGGACCGCCGAGACCGACCCGGACAAGATCGAGGCGGCCATCTCCGCGCTCTTCCCCAAGAGCGACTGGACCGACCTCTCGCACCACGTGATCTGGCACGGCCGCCGTATCTGCCACGCCCGCAAACCCGCCTGCGGCGCCTGCCCCATCGCCCCCCTCTGCCCGGCGTACGGCGAGGGGGAGACCGACCCGGAGAAGGCCAGGAAGCTCCTGAAGTACGAGAAGGGCGGCTTCCCGGGCCAGCGCCTCAACCCCCCGCAGTCGTACCTGGACGCGGGCGGCATCCCGGCCCCGCCCCTGGGAGCCGCCGGATGA
- a CDS encoding Crp/Fnr family transcriptional regulator, which translates to MDDVLRRAPLFAALDDEQAAELRASMSEVTLARGDALFHEGDPGDRLYVVTEGKVKLHRASPDGRENMLAVLGPGELIGELSLFDPGPRTATATALTEVKLLGLGHGDLQPWLNARPEVAAALLRAVARRLRKTNDQMSDLVFSDVPGRVARALLDLSRRFGVQSEEGIHVVHDLTQEELAQLVGASRETVNKALADFAQRGWLRLEARAVILLDVERLAKRSR; encoded by the coding sequence GTGGACGACGTTCTGCGGCGCGCCCCGCTCTTCGCGGCGCTCGATGACGAGCAGGCCGCGGAGCTCCGCGCCTCCATGAGTGAGGTGACCCTCGCGCGAGGTGACGCTCTCTTCCACGAGGGCGACCCCGGCGACCGCCTCTATGTGGTCACCGAAGGCAAGGTCAAGCTCCACCGCGCCTCACCCGACGGCCGGGAGAACATGCTGGCCGTGCTCGGCCCCGGTGAGCTGATCGGCGAGCTGTCGCTGTTCGACCCGGGCCCGCGGACGGCGACCGCCACCGCGCTGACCGAGGTCAAGCTGCTCGGCCTCGGCCACGGCGACCTCCAGCCCTGGCTGAACGCGCGGCCCGAGGTGGCCGCCGCGCTGCTGCGCGCCGTGGCCCGGCGGCTGCGCAAGACCAACGACCAGATGTCCGACCTGGTGTTCTCGGACGTGCCCGGCCGTGTCGCGCGTGCCCTGCTGGACCTCTCGCGGCGCTTCGGTGTGCAGTCGGAGGAAGGCATCCATGTGGTGCACGACCTCACGCAGGAGGAGCTGGCGCAGCTCGTCGGCGCCTCGCGCGAGACAGTGAACAAGGCGCTGGCCGACTTCGCGCAGCGTGGGTGGCTGCGGCTGGAGGCCCGAGCCGTGATTCTGCTGGACGTGGAGCGGTTGGCGAAGCGGTCGCGCTGA